One Prodigiosinella aquatilis DNA window includes the following coding sequences:
- the cydC gene encoding cysteine/glutathione ABC transporter ATP-binding protein/permease CydC yields the protein MQALKPFLALYRRHIWRLSLGVILAIVTLLSSISLLTLSGWFLAGSALAGVGGLYTFNYMLPAAGVRGAAILRTVSRYAERLVSHDATFRVLQHLRVFTFNRILPLSPGGIARFRQAELLNRLVADVDTLDHLYLRVISPLVSALLVILAVAYGLSWLDTTLAIVLAAIMLALLVILPLVFYRAGQPVGFALTDLRAQYRVQLTTWLHGQAELTVFGALLTFRQQLEHLENRWLSHQRHQAALNALAQAIMIFSSGLTITLILWMAADGIGGDSQPGALIALFVFSSLAAFEALAPVAGAFQHMGQVTASAARVSQLMELTPAVVFPEHGPTRPPQVTLTLDNISFTYPDQPLPVLNQISLSIKSGEHIALLGRTGCGKSTLLQLITRAWDCSQGEIRINDVPVTQWREETLRSMMRVVPQRTHIFSTTLRDNLRLAAPDADDEQLKTVLSQVGLEKLLENEGLNAWLGEGGRQLSGGEHRRIGLARALLYSAPLILLDEPTEGLDAETEQHILQLLRQQCIGKTLIVITHRLRGLEEMDRICVMDGGRIVEQGHHQALMDQQGRYWQFRQHI from the coding sequence ATGCAGGCATTAAAACCCTTTCTCGCCCTCTATCGTCGTCATATCTGGCGATTAAGTCTGGGCGTTATCCTGGCCATTGTTACCCTGCTGTCCAGCATCAGTCTGTTAACCCTGTCCGGCTGGTTTCTCGCCGGGTCGGCACTGGCGGGAGTCGGTGGATTATATACGTTCAACTATATGCTGCCTGCCGCTGGTGTGCGTGGCGCGGCCATTCTTCGTACCGTCAGTCGCTATGCGGAGCGGCTGGTCAGTCATGACGCCACATTCCGGGTTCTCCAACATCTGCGCGTATTCACTTTCAACCGTATTTTGCCACTCTCCCCCGGTGGAATCGCTCGCTTTCGTCAGGCAGAATTGCTCAACCGGCTGGTGGCCGATGTCGATACACTGGATCATCTGTATCTGCGCGTCATTTCCCCGCTGGTAAGCGCCTTGCTGGTGATACTCGCCGTGGCTTATGGTTTAAGCTGGTTAGATACCACTCTGGCTATCGTGCTGGCGGCAATTATGCTGGCATTGCTGGTGATATTACCGCTGGTGTTCTATCGTGCCGGTCAGCCAGTTGGTTTCGCGCTGACAGACTTGCGAGCACAATATCGAGTACAACTCACGACCTGGTTGCACGGGCAAGCCGAACTGACCGTGTTCGGCGCTCTGCTGACGTTTCGCCAACAACTGGAACACCTTGAAAACCGGTGGCTCTCTCATCAACGTCACCAGGCGGCATTAAACGCGCTGGCACAAGCTATCATGATATTCAGCAGTGGCCTGACCATCACCCTGATACTGTGGATGGCGGCGGATGGCATCGGTGGTGACAGCCAGCCAGGCGCGCTGATCGCCCTGTTCGTATTTTCCTCTCTGGCAGCCTTTGAAGCGCTGGCTCCGGTTGCCGGTGCTTTCCAGCATATGGGTCAAGTCACCGCATCAGCAGCACGAGTCAGCCAACTGATGGAACTTACCCCCGCGGTCGTCTTCCCGGAACATGGCCCCACACGCCCACCACAAGTGACCTTGACACTGGATAACATCAGTTTCACTTACCCAGACCAACCATTACCGGTATTAAACCAGATATCGTTATCCATTAAGTCCGGTGAGCATATTGCGTTGCTGGGACGCACTGGGTGCGGAAAATCAACCTTGTTACAACTGATTACCCGTGCCTGGGATTGTTCTCAGGGTGAGATTCGCATTAATGATGTCCCCGTGACGCAATGGCGTGAAGAGACCCTGCGTAGCATGATGCGCGTGGTACCACAGCGCACCCATATTTTCAGTACCACGCTGCGGGACAATTTACGCCTTGCCGCGCCAGACGCCGATGATGAACAGTTGAAAACGGTGCTGAGCCAGGTCGGTTTAGAAAAATTGCTGGAGAATGAAGGGCTTAATGCCTGGCTGGGCGAAGGTGGACGCCAGTTGTCTGGGGGCGAACACCGACGCATCGGGCTGGCCCGAGCACTACTTTATTCAGCACCATTGATACTGCTGGATGAGCCAACAGAAGGATTGGATGCCGAAACCGAACAACACATACTGCAACTCCTGCGCCAGCAATGTATTGGGAAAACACTGATCGTGATTACCCATCGGCTGCGCGGTCTGGAGGAGATGGATCGTATCTGTGTGATGGATGGCGGGCGTATCGTCGAACAAGGTCATCATCAGGCATTAATGGACCAGCAGGGACGATACTGGCAATTCCGGCAACATATATAA
- the cydD gene encoding cysteine/glutathione ABC transporter permease/ATP-binding protein CydD, translated as MKNTRQQELTRWLKQQSKLAQRWLRLSLLLGFANGLLIVAQAWLLASLLQALIIDRIPRDTLLNTFLLLAMTFTLRAVVTWIRERVGFHCGQVVRQQIRKMVLDRLQQLGPAWVQGKPAGSWATMILEQVDDMQDYYARYLPQMYLATLIPVLILIAVFPINWAAGLILFLTAPLIPLFMALVGMGAADANRRNFQALARLSGNFLDRLRGLETLRLFYRAQAETEHISQAAEDFRSRTMEVLRMAFLSSGVLEFFASISIAVVAVYFGFSYLGELNFGHYSTSITLFAGFLVLILAPEFFQPLRDLGTFYHAKAQAIGAAETLFSFLSADSEQVGDGQQAFTSTSPVGIEACDLVILSPTGTPLTSPLSFVIHPGQRIALVGTSGAGKSSLLNALLGFLPYHGTLQVNGCELSSLLPSSWRQHISWVGQNPHLPEQTLRQNILLGNPEADETQLQHVIERAYVHEFTDQLPLGLETLVGEGAARLSVGQAQRVAVARALLHPCHLLLLDEPGASLDAHSEQRVMHALNDAARQQTTLLVTHQLNDLSDYDDIWVMANGRLVQQGRYDTLSTTPGAFAELLNQRKGDL; from the coding sequence ATGAAAAACACCCGACAACAAGAACTGACTCGCTGGCTGAAACAACAAAGCAAGCTGGCACAACGTTGGCTACGTTTATCGCTACTGCTGGGATTCGCCAATGGTCTGCTGATCGTGGCGCAAGCCTGGCTGTTAGCCTCACTACTGCAAGCGCTGATCATTGACCGAATTCCTCGCGATACATTACTCAACACATTTTTGCTATTGGCGATGACTTTTACGCTGCGGGCAGTGGTCACCTGGATACGAGAGCGGGTCGGTTTTCATTGTGGTCAGGTTGTGCGCCAGCAGATTCGTAAAATGGTATTGGATCGCTTACAACAATTGGGACCAGCCTGGGTACAGGGAAAACCGGCCGGTAGTTGGGCGACAATGATCCTGGAGCAGGTGGATGACATGCAGGATTACTATGCTCGTTATCTGCCGCAAATGTATCTGGCCACCTTGATCCCGGTACTGATTTTAATTGCCGTCTTTCCGATCAACTGGGCCGCCGGGTTGATTCTGTTTCTGACCGCTCCCCTCATTCCGCTGTTCATGGCACTGGTCGGTATGGGTGCCGCCGATGCCAACCGTCGCAATTTTCAAGCACTGGCGAGACTGAGTGGGAATTTTCTTGACCGCCTTCGTGGTCTGGAAACATTACGGCTGTTTTATCGTGCACAAGCAGAAACCGAACATATCAGCCAAGCGGCTGAAGATTTTCGCAGCCGGACAATGGAAGTCTTGCGCATGGCGTTTCTTTCCTCCGGCGTACTGGAATTTTTCGCTTCTATCTCTATTGCTGTGGTCGCCGTCTATTTCGGGTTTTCCTACCTGGGAGAGCTCAATTTTGGTCATTACAGTACGAGCATCACACTGTTTGCCGGTTTTCTGGTATTGATTCTGGCACCTGAATTTTTTCAGCCGCTGCGCGATCTGGGTACCTTTTATCACGCCAAGGCACAAGCCATCGGTGCAGCAGAAACGCTATTCAGTTTTTTGTCTGCTGACAGTGAACAGGTCGGCGATGGGCAGCAGGCCTTCACCAGCACGTCACCAGTGGGCATAGAAGCTTGTGACCTGGTAATCCTGTCACCCACCGGCACACCGCTTACCAGCCCCCTCTCATTCGTGATTCACCCCGGTCAACGTATCGCACTGGTCGGCACCAGCGGCGCGGGGAAAAGTTCTTTGCTGAATGCTCTGCTGGGCTTCCTGCCCTACCACGGCACATTGCAGGTAAACGGCTGCGAATTGAGCTCACTTTTGCCATCATCATGGCGACAACACATAAGCTGGGTGGGGCAGAACCCACATCTGCCGGAGCAGACACTGCGACAGAATATTTTATTGGGTAACCCAGAGGCGGATGAAACACAGTTACAACACGTGATTGAACGCGCCTATGTGCACGAATTTACCGACCAATTGCCGTTGGGTCTGGAAACACTGGTCGGTGAAGGTGCCGCCCGGCTTTCTGTTGGTCAGGCCCAGCGTGTCGCTGTGGCTCGAGCATTGCTGCATCCTTGCCACCTGTTGCTGCTGGATGAGCCCGGCGCCAGTCTGGATGCCCACAGCGAACAGCGTGTCATGCACGCCCTGAACGATGCCGCCAGGCAGCAAACGACGTTGCTGGTAACTCATCAACTCAATGACCTGTCGGACTATGATGATATCTGGGTAATGGCGAATGGTCGCCTCGTGCAACAAGGACGCTATGACACCCTGAGCACAACACCGGGCGCGTTTGCCGAACTGCTGAACCAGCGTAAGGGAGATCTGTAA
- the trxB gene encoding thioredoxin-disulfide reductase, with product MSTAKHRKLLILGSGPAGYTAAVYAARANLNPLLITGMEKGGQLTTTTEVENWPGDPDDLTGPLLMERMHAHATKFNTEIVLDHITHVDLQTRPFRLSGDSDVYTCDALIIATGASARYLGLPSEEAFKGKGVSACATCDGFFYRNQKVAVVGGGNTAVEEALYLSNIAAEVHLIHRRDSFRSEKILIDRLMEKATKGNIVLHTDRTLDEVLGDEMGVTGVRLRDAHSEATEMLEVAGVFIAIGHSPNTAVFSDQLELENGYIKVQSGIHGNATQTSIPGVFAAGDVMDHIYRQAITSAGTGCMAALDAERYLDSLNDIK from the coding sequence ATGAGCACCGCAAAACACCGTAAATTATTGATTCTGGGCTCAGGGCCGGCTGGATATACCGCTGCCGTTTATGCTGCACGGGCAAACCTGAATCCGCTGCTGATCACCGGAATGGAGAAAGGCGGTCAGTTGACCACCACCACCGAAGTAGAAAACTGGCCGGGCGATCCCGATGACCTGACTGGCCCACTACTAATGGAACGCATGCATGCCCATGCCACCAAGTTCAATACAGAAATTGTGCTTGACCACATTACCCATGTCGATTTGCAAACCCGTCCGTTTCGTCTGTCTGGCGACAGCGATGTGTACACCTGCGATGCATTAATTATCGCTACCGGAGCATCCGCACGATATCTCGGCCTGCCTTCTGAAGAGGCGTTCAAGGGCAAAGGTGTCTCTGCCTGTGCCACCTGTGACGGGTTTTTCTACCGCAATCAGAAAGTGGCCGTGGTCGGTGGTGGTAATACCGCCGTAGAGGAAGCGCTGTACCTGTCCAATATTGCAGCGGAAGTGCATCTGATTCATCGTCGTGACAGTTTTCGTTCAGAAAAAATTCTGATTGATCGGCTGATGGAAAAAGCCACGAAGGGCAACATCGTACTGCATACTGACCGCACGCTGGATGAAGTGCTGGGGGATGAAATGGGGGTAACTGGTGTACGTCTGCGTGATGCACACAGTGAAGCCACCGAAATGCTGGAAGTCGCCGGGGTATTTATTGCTATCGGCCACAGTCCGAATACTGCGGTATTTAGTGACCAACTGGAACTGGAGAATGGCTACATAAAAGTGCAGTCCGGTATTCACGGCAATGCAACTCAGACCAGCATCCCCGGCGTGTTCGCTGCCGGTGACGTGATGGATCACATTTATCGTCAAGCTATTACATCGGCCGGTACTGGCTGTATGGCCGCACTGGATGCCGAACGTTATCTGGATAGTCTGAACGATATAAAATAA
- the lrp gene encoding leucine-responsive transcriptional regulator Lrp — translation MVDTKKRPGKDLDRIDRNILNELQKDGRISNVELSKRVGLSPTPCLERVRRLERQGFINGYTALLNPHYLDASLLVFVEITLNRGAPDVFEQFNTAVQKLEEIQECHLVSGDFDYLLKTRVPDMSAYRRLLGETLLRLPGVNDTRTYVVMEEVKQSNRLVIKTR, via the coding sequence ATGGTAGACACGAAAAAACGTCCGGGAAAAGATCTTGACCGTATCGATCGTAATATCCTGAACGAATTACAAAAAGATGGGCGTATCTCCAATGTAGAGCTTTCCAAGCGAGTGGGGTTGTCGCCGACACCTTGTCTGGAACGTGTTCGTCGTCTGGAGAGACAGGGGTTTATTAACGGGTATACTGCGTTGCTGAACCCGCATTATCTGGATGCGTCACTGTTGGTTTTTGTGGAAATTACGCTTAACCGTGGTGCACCGGATGTCTTTGAGCAATTCAATACGGCTGTTCAGAAGCTGGAAGAAATTCAGGAGTGTCATCTGGTTTCCGGGGATTTTGACTATCTGCTTAAAACCCGTGTACCGGATATGTCGGCTTACCGTCGGCTGCTGGGGGAAACGTTGTTGCGTCTGCCGGGCGTTAATGACACCCGTACTTATGTGGTAATG